From Blastochloris viridis, one genomic window encodes:
- the bchE gene encoding magnesium-protoporphyrin IX monomethyl ester anaerobic oxidative cyclase: MRIVLVHPNYHSGGAEIAGKWSPAWVAYLAGYLKAGGYSDIRFIDAMTDDLSEDELRAELAKEKPDIVGTTAITPAIYKAERVLQIAKEVHPNVVTVLGGIHGTFMYQQVLFEAPWIDAVVRGEGEAVMLNLARAVDEKRWPDCRGQVAGIAYSEGSKVIATQAEPPIRDVDSIVADWGILDWEKYIYIPTGTRVATPNLARGCPFTCSFCSQWKFWRDYRVRDPKKVVDEIEELVTKYKVGFFILADEEPTINRKKFIEFCEEMIRRNLPVQWGINTRVTDVMRDEELLPFYRKAGLVHISLGTEAAAQLNLDIFNKETTVGQNKRAIDLLRNAGIVTEAQFIVGLENETAETLEETYRMVRDWNPDLANWSMYTPWPFSDLFKEMGDKVEVFDFEKYNFVTPIMRSKALDRAELLDLVMKNYRRFYMNKALFGYMWERDPLRRSYLVGCLKAFLKSAFERKFYDLGKRGYWGPLSKKFLKFDFDKSRKLADAPIAQQSADWKSAPKRKQDQASSTTAAAVAEMRACGGSTEQMEDIAVPPAEKIMACGGGTQQLPENEPLVKAH, from the coding sequence ATGCGGATCGTGCTCGTCCATCCCAACTATCACTCCGGCGGCGCCGAGATTGCCGGCAAATGGTCGCCGGCGTGGGTCGCCTATCTCGCCGGATACCTGAAGGCCGGCGGCTACAGCGACATCCGCTTCATCGACGCGATGACCGACGATCTGTCGGAGGACGAGCTGCGCGCCGAGCTCGCCAAGGAGAAGCCGGATATCGTCGGCACCACCGCGATCACCCCCGCCATCTACAAGGCCGAGCGGGTGCTGCAGATCGCCAAGGAAGTGCATCCCAACGTCGTCACCGTGCTCGGCGGCATCCACGGCACCTTCATGTACCAGCAGGTGCTGTTCGAGGCGCCCTGGATCGACGCGGTGGTGCGCGGCGAGGGTGAGGCGGTGATGCTGAACCTCGCCCGCGCGGTCGACGAAAAGCGCTGGCCCGATTGCCGCGGCCAGGTCGCCGGCATCGCCTATTCCGAGGGTTCCAAGGTCATCGCGACCCAGGCCGAGCCGCCGATCCGCGACGTCGATTCCATCGTCGCCGACTGGGGCATTCTGGACTGGGAAAAATACATCTACATCCCGACCGGCACCCGCGTCGCCACCCCCAACCTCGCCCGCGGCTGCCCGTTCACCTGCAGCTTCTGCTCGCAGTGGAAATTCTGGCGCGATTATCGCGTCCGCGACCCCAAGAAGGTGGTCGACGAGATCGAGGAGCTGGTCACCAAGTACAAGGTCGGCTTCTTCATCCTGGCGGACGAAGAACCCACCATCAATCGCAAGAAGTTCATTGAGTTCTGCGAGGAGATGATCCGGCGCAACCTGCCGGTCCAGTGGGGCATCAACACCCGCGTCACCGACGTCATGCGCGACGAGGAGTTGCTGCCGTTCTATCGCAAGGCCGGCCTCGTCCACATCTCGCTCGGCACCGAAGCCGCCGCCCAGCTCAATCTCGACATCTTCAACAAGGAAACCACGGTCGGCCAGAACAAGCGGGCGATCGATCTGCTGCGCAATGCCGGCATCGTCACCGAGGCCCAGTTCATCGTCGGGCTGGAGAACGAGACGGCCGAGACGCTGGAGGAGACCTACCGCATGGTTCGGGACTGGAACCCGGACCTTGCCAACTGGTCAATGTACACGCCCTGGCCGTTCTCCGATCTGTTCAAGGAGATGGGCGACAAGGTCGAGGTGTTCGACTTCGAGAAGTACAACTTCGTCACGCCGATCATGCGGTCGAAGGCGCTGGACCGTGCCGAACTGCTCGATCTGGTGATGAAGAACTACCGCCGGTTCTACATGAACAAGGCGCTGTTCGGCTACATGTGGGAGCGCGACCCGCTGCGTCGCAGCTATCTGGTCGGCTGCCTCAAGGCGTTCCTCAAGAGCGCGTTCGAGCGCAAGTTCTACGACCTCGGCAAGCGCGGCTATTGGGGCCCGCTGTCCAAGAAGTTCCTCAAGTTCGACTTCGACAAGTCGCGCAAGCTGGCGGACGCGCCGATCGCCCAGCAGTCGGCCGACTGGAAGAGCGCGCCCAAGCGCAAGCAGGACCAGGCGAGCTCCACCACCGCGGCTGCGGTGGCCGAGATGCGCGCCTGCGGTGGCTCGACCGAGCAGATGGAAGACATCGCGGTGCCGCCGGCCGAAAAGATCATGGCCTGCGGCGGTGGCACCCAGCAGCTGCCGGAGAACGAGCCGCTGGTGAAGGCGCACTGA
- a CDS encoding bifunctional adenosylcobinamide kinase/adenosylcobinamide-phosphate guanylyltransferase codes for MGHLTFLTGPTRSGKSRRAVEIAGGWGDDVAFVATYPVDPGDAEMVERVRRHQAERPPSWRTLEAPERVADALCALDPAPAGALIDSVVLWTATRFERPDAEIVAAWEAELAGLKAAPFPSVLVGDEIGWSPVPMDASLRRFRDLVGILGQRAAAAADEAWLIVAGCPVKLK; via the coding sequence ATGGGTCACCTGACGTTCCTCACCGGCCCCACCCGCAGCGGCAAGAGCCGGCGAGCCGTCGAGATTGCCGGCGGCTGGGGCGATGACGTCGCCTTCGTCGCGACCTATCCGGTCGACCCCGGCGATGCCGAGATGGTCGAGCGGGTGCGCCGCCATCAGGCCGAGCGGCCGCCGTCGTGGCGCACGCTGGAAGCGCCCGAGCGCGTCGCCGACGCCCTTTGCGCGCTCGACCCCGCCCCGGCCGGCGCCCTGATCGACAGCGTGGTGCTGTGGACGGCGACGCGGTTCGAGCGGCCAGACGCGGAGATCGTCGCGGCGTGGGAGGCCGAGCTGGCGGGGCTGAAGGCGGCGCCGTTCCCCTCGGTCCTGGTCGGCGACGAAATCGGCTGGAGCCCGGTGCCGATGGACGCGTCGCTGCGCCGCTTTCGCGATCTGGTCGGCATTCTCGGCCAGCGCGCCGCCGCCGCCGCCGATGAGGCGTGGCTGATCGTGGCCG
- a CDS encoding 4-(cytidine 5'-diphospho)-2-C-methyl-D-erythritol kinase, whose protein sequence is MPHIDRASAKINLTLHVTGRRVDGWHRLESLVVFAGAADALTLDPGPALALTVAGPTAAAAGPDDDNLVAKAARALAARVPGLILGRFVLVKRLPVAAGLGGGSADAAAALRLLARANGLPPDDARLYEAACATGADVPVCLASRSRMMRGTGHELGPLLGLPALPAVLVNPRVPVPTVAVFKALAIAPGTDIASSHPADDRIPTEREALIAQLADLRNDLEPPARAMAPEIDAVIAALAATAGARLVRMSGSGATVFGLYATPRDALKAATALRRAHPGWWVRATMLR, encoded by the coding sequence ATGCCGCACATTGACCGCGCTTCAGCCAAAATCAATCTGACGTTGCACGTCACCGGCCGCCGGGTGGACGGTTGGCACCGGCTCGAAAGCCTCGTGGTGTTCGCCGGCGCCGCCGACGCGCTGACGCTGGACCCCGGCCCCGCGCTGGCGCTGACGGTCGCGGGACCGACTGCCGCCGCCGCCGGACCCGACGACGACAATCTGGTGGCGAAGGCCGCCCGCGCCCTCGCCGCGCGGGTGCCGGGCCTGATCCTGGGCCGGTTCGTGCTGGTGAAGCGGCTGCCGGTGGCGGCCGGCCTCGGCGGCGGCTCGGCCGACGCCGCAGCGGCGCTGCGCCTGCTGGCGCGGGCCAACGGCCTCCCCCCGGACGATGCTCGCCTCTATGAAGCGGCGTGCGCGACCGGCGCCGATGTTCCGGTCTGCCTCGCCTCGCGGTCGCGGATGATGCGCGGCACCGGCCACGAGCTCGGGCCGCTGCTCGGGCTGCCGGCGCTGCCGGCAGTGCTGGTCAACCCGCGGGTGCCGGTGCCGACGGTGGCGGTGTTCAAGGCGCTCGCCATCGCGCCGGGCACCGACATCGCCTCGAGCCACCCGGCCGACGACCGCATCCCGACCGAGCGCGAGGCGCTGATCGCGCAACTGGCCGACCTTCGCAACGATCTCGAGCCGCCGGCGCGGGCGATGGCGCCCGAGATCGACGCCGTGATCGCGGCGCTGGCCGCCACCGCCGGCGCCAGATTGGTGCGAATGTCGGGCTCGGGCGCCACCGTGTTCGGGCTCTACGCCACGCCGCGCGACGCGCTCAAGGCGGCAACCGCGCTGCGCCGCGCCCATCCCGGCTGGTGGGTGCGGGCGACCATGCTGCGGTAA
- a CDS encoding MmcQ/YjbR family DNA-binding protein has product MTPQDVRRIALALPEAIESQHLGRPEFRSGGKTFATLPDEQRVVLRLHHAQQERLVRIDPARFAPATGGFGQLGWTSLSLAGADEAALQEALKMAWRNVAPKSAIFRLRASV; this is encoded by the coding sequence GTGACACCACAAGATGTCCGCCGCATCGCCCTCGCCCTACCGGAAGCGATCGAGAGCCAGCATCTGGGCCGCCCTGAATTCCGCTCCGGCGGCAAAACCTTCGCCACGCTGCCCGACGAGCAGCGGGTGGTGCTGAGGCTGCACCATGCCCAGCAGGAGCGGCTGGTGCGCATCGACCCCGCCCGCTTCGCGCCGGCCACCGGCGGCTTTGGCCAACTCGGCTGGACCTCGCTGTCGCTCGCCGGTGCCGACGAGGCGGCGCTGCAGGAAGCGCTGAAGATGGCCTGGCGCAACGTCGCGCCGAAGAGTGCGATCTTCCGGCTCCGCGCCAGCGTTTGA